The genomic interval GCAGGGATACAAAGGGTGTGAACACCTTTAAACACTGTATGGTGGtctattaaaaagttaaatatattaaaacatgttaatttaaaaaggcttatataaaaatgttcatagcagctttattcataataagcccaaactggaaacaatccaaatgccccATCAACAGGTAAAAAGATAAACTGTGGTCTACTCATACAACGGAATACTAATCAGCAATGAAAAGAAGTGAAGTACCAACACATACATTGTCATGGATGAATCTCAATTCTAttgaaagaagctagacaaaGTGTACATACTATATGACTGCATTTATGTTAAGttctagaataggcaaaactaTTCTCTCATGATAAAAATCAGATCGGTAGTTCCCTGGGGTGGGTGTAAGGTGGGGCGGGGGTTCACTCCAAAGAACATGAAGGAATTTTctgaggtgatggaaatattctgtatcttgactggGGTATTGGTTACACGagtgtatatacatttatttaaacttaCTGAACTAGTGATCTGtactagttttcttcttttttaagattttatttatttattcatgagagacacagaaagaggcagagacacaggcagagggagaaggaggctccatgcagggagcctgatgtgggatccaaccccaggtctccaggatcaggccctgggccgaacgcaggtgctcaaccgctgagccacccaggcatccctgtactaGTTTTCATTAAAGAATAAGTACACAGGCATTAAAGTCTATAGacaaagttgattttaaaagaagtatttcagaGTTCTTATAgatcttttttaatttagttctttatttttttttaaagattttttaatttttttgtgagacacagagacagagagagacgcagagacacaggcagagggagaagcaggctccatgcagggagcctgatgtgggactcgaacccgagaccctgggatcacaaatgagccaaaggcagacgctcaaccactgagccacccgggtgcccctaattTAGTTCTTTAGTCAGGGATACAAAAGAGTTTAGTTTAATGGCTTTCAAATATCTTTATGCACATAGCATGCCCAAGCAATGCACCTGAACTCTTAAATATAAAGCATCAGCTCTAAGCTCTTACTCTGCAGATTGGGAAAATGGAGCCCAAGTATCCTGATTTCAAGTTCAATATTGTTTTCACTATTTATGTTAAGGCTATAAAATCCACAAAGCAACTTATATTAGTGCTATTGAAATGTTACTGTGCTcagaaaaagcaattaaaattaaCAATGAGAACACTCCCTGAAGAAATGATAGATTTAAAACGACTATTCTGCAATTCCTAATGAAATATCAGATCTAAGTAATAATAATCAAAGAACATTAAAATCATTAAGTGAACTTTACAATATAAGAGCTCAGGCTGACAAACTCTTGAATTTCTGATCAAGCTTTACTTCCACAAATGGCACAACCAGATATTTGGGTCCTCCTAATATGACGGAATAGGCAGCAGAAAACATCGCCAGTGAAGTAGTGAtgccaaagcaaacaaaaaccccaaatgaTCCCAAGTCTCATCAAGTCACTAGATCTAAATACCAGTTCCTAGGAATCATGGATGGTAGAGGAATGTGTTAAATTAACAGTGAAGACATGTAGCAAGATCCAGAATGTGGGAAATTCTATAGGACACATGACCCAATGTTTCTTCCacaaataaatgacattaaaatgaagaagaagaaagaggaggaagtaaGAAGGAAGATGGGGAAGGACTGGTCAgtaataaacttttttatttttattttttcaagtttatatattttttttactaatctctatacccaacatggggctcaaactcatgaccctaagatcaagagttacatgttcttccaactgagccagccgggtatCCCTTaagagagaatttattttttttttaattttaagattttatttacttatttgagagagagagagagagcacatgcatgcgcgcatgcacatgagtgggggatggggaggagagggagaggaacaagcagattccctgctgagaagggagcctgacatagggcttgatcccaggaccctgaaatcatgacttgatccgaaggtagacgcttaatccaatgaaccacctaggtgccccattaaAGGATACATCCCTggacgcctgggtgctcagtggttgagcatctgccttcagctcagggagtgatcctgggccctgggattgagtcccacatcaggctccctgcgaggagcctgcttttacctctatgtctctgcttttctccctgtgtctctcatgaataaataaaatcttaaaaaaaatttttttttaaataaaatgctaataagAAAACAAGTATGGATAGGGGCAAGATCAAAACAGCAGAAAGCTGAAGGTCTGTAATTGTAATATTCTacttctgtatttaaaattttctatagtaaaatgtatattttttatatccccaaGAATTTATATTCATATGCCCAGGCAATTAGAAAGAGGAAGTCTGGGTACAGTGACATTTGAGTGTGATTTTCCCCTCATCTTTAAAAACCAGTGTGCTACCTCTCTGCCTCAGAGACATAAAGGATCTTTCCTTCTAATAGAAAGGGATGGTCAACCAGTGATACTTGTAAATGAGTACTCAGTGGAATATTCAGATACACAGATAAGGTCAAAAGAAAAGTAGCCACATACATTTCTGGCACTGCTCCTGAGACTCTCAGAACTGATGGGGAGCAGAGTACTCAGCTCCAGGTCTGTCACCATCTGGCGAGACTCTGCCAGCAAACGCTGAAGCTTGCTTGTGGGCGAAAAGTCATCCTGGGAAGACAGCACAATGTAAGTAAGAGATCaggaagcatttttaaatgtttatagttACAAGTACAATGTTATAAACACAAATATTAACAACCCATTAATATTTCTCTGACTTTAGGTATTTACATATCAAAGCAGGACATTAAAAACTAGAATAAccaaattccatttatttcttagaCCCTATTTAGCaaggggcacctgatggctcaattggttgagcatccaactcttgtttttgttttaagattttatttacttattcatgagagacagagagagagagagagaggcagggacataggcagaatgagaagcaggcttcatgcagggagcccggaattcgatcccgggactccaggatcacgccccagatcaggctctgcactcaacatggagcctgcttcagatactttctcctttttttctgcccctcccacttgtgctctaataaataaatcttaaaaaaaaaaaggaactacttGGCTAAATAATTTGACTTCAACAGAACTTACAACTAATTAACAGTCATgtgataaaaatcacatgatagGTAAGCTAggctgcctggctgcctcagtaggtagagcatgtgactcttgatcttggggttgtgaattcgagccccataCTGGATTTGGagattaaagataaaatcttaaaaaaaaaaaaaggtcgcctgggtgtctgccttcagctcaggtcatgatcccagcatcctgggatcgagtcttgcatcgggctccttgttcagtagggagactgcttctccctttccctctcccactccccctcgtgctctctgtcaaataaataaataaaatctttaaaaagtatctaGACTAATTTTTTCATTAAGGAAAAttaattctaggggcacctggatggctcaggcagttaaacatctgactgttgatctccactcaggttttgatctcagggttgtgagttcaagctccgcattggactccacactggtagtggagcctgcttaaaaaaaaaaagttaattctaaTTTTCCAGGAACAAAGATGATCCCTACTGACCTAGAAGATacctgtgtgcacatgcacagacacacactaaatatatatgtatatatgacaaTGTAAGCATGCAATGTCATATTTTGCCTCAGAAAAATAGGTACAGACATTGAAAAAGGGTAACTAACACCTGAAATGATACCCACAATGAATAGGGATCCTATTCATCAAACCTATGCTCCTTTGGAATTCCTGCCCACGAGTTTCTCCTCCCATTCCCAGGCAATACTCATATGTTTTGTCACTAGAGGCTAGTTTGCATtttgtagaattttatataaacacGTTCAAAATTTTGTCTATCTGGCATCTTTCATTCAGCATCATTATCTTGAGATTTACCCATGTTAGGTATTCATAAgtgatttattccttttttattcctgagGAGTACTCCATTGCATGGATACACCACAGTTTGTCTACCAATTAATGtgtatttggattgtttccagttttccagctaatacaaataaagctgtttaaatatTCACGTGCAAGTTTCTGTATGACATGTCTCCATTTCTCTAGGAGTAGAATAGTTGGAATATGGTAGGTGTATATATAACtctttaagaaactaccaaagtGTTTTCCCAAGTGAATTTTTCCACCACCAGTGAATGAAAAGTCCCTGTTGCTCCAGATTCGAGTCAGCACTTGGTACAGTCAATTTTTAACAAAGAGAACACTCATCAGGTACCCATTAGGAGGCCAGGCCCAGCAGTATCACATTTAGACCAAGCAACTGTAATGTTATTATTGTATATTTGCACATAAGAAATCAAGGCTCAAAGAAAGTAAATTACTTTACTCAGGTCATTGAGCAAAGACAAAGCAAGACAAGGATTTGAACTCGGAACTGTTTCAAACCCCATTGTCTTCCCCCAAAGAACACCCAAAGTAAGTTCATCTGAACTTATTTCCTCTGTGAAAGAGCTGCAATGAAGATCCTGTTTATGGTGAACACACTGACTGGCTCATTCATGATAGTAGCAATGTACTAACAACCCCACTGACCGTAGGAGGGGTGTGAGCAAACTGGTTTATTCAATCAATGGACTACATATCAACAATCAAAACTAAGTCTTCAAGTAtcaaatgtcacaaaatattcaGAGTTAGGAAAAAATCACATTGTAAAAGGACAGAGATAGTAGTTTGACCacctatgtatattttatttaagatttatttatctgagagcaTGCGTTTCTGTGTGTGAGAGCAGGgcaaggagcagaaggaaagaatctcaagcagtctccccactgagtgcagagctccatcccatgaccctgaggtcacccTCAGGGTgacactgaaatcaagagtgggatgcttaaccaattgagcctcccaggcgcccccatttATGTACATTTTAGGCACAAAACAACACTATGTAGTGCttaaatatatgctttttataTAGTAAAAGTATAAGAACAAGCATGAATGCAACATCAGAATAATTATTAGTTGGAGACGGTGGGGAAAACAGTGCTTGGGACTACCACTTTCTCTGTAACATttcttaaacaagaaaaataaagcaaatatggcaaaatataaACATGTTAGATTTGAATGTAGGTGAACATTGCTTGTTATAGCcttcattttttatgtttaaaatatgtgttaaaataaaataaaataaaataaaataaaataaaaaatatatctacaaaTCACCTAGAAGACTGAGGGACATTTTGCCTAGAGTCAATCCATAGGataatattttaaggaaacagGACGGCAGCCCGGTgccccagcagtttagcaccgccttcagcccaaggtgtgatcctggagacccgggatcgagtcccacgtcgggctccctgcatgttgcctgcttctccctctgcctgtgtctctgcctctctctctctctctgtctctcatgaataaataaataaaatcttaaaaaaaaaaaaaagaaacagaaggaaactcTGACTTTGGTTAAATGGTATCAAAATACcgtaattaaaaaaacaaaaacaaaaaaccaactgaAGAATGACCAAAATTAAGCACACTAAAAGCAGttacagaagaattaaaagtATGTTGGGGAGAAGTCTTGCTTGAATAAGCTGGGTatttctcccatccaagtactaaccaggcccaaccctgcttagcttccaagatcagacgagatcgggcacATTCAGGGTGGTTATGGCTGTAGACAAGCtgggtatttctttcttttttttctttttaaagatgtatttattcatgagagacacacagagagagagagaggcagagacacaggtagagggagagtcaggctccccgcagggaacccgatCTGGATTCCAGAaccacaccctaagccaaaggcagatgctcaacccctgagccacccagtgtcccaagCTGGGTATTTATAAGCAAAATACAAACCTTCTCACTGGACAATGGTGTCTCTTTGTTGAATAACAAAATCTTAGATGAGTTCTTTACATCAGAAGAGGGCTCTGTCTCTATTAATTTCTCATCCTCTCTTGTGACAGATTTTGAAGAACCCAAACAGTGGGAATGCTGGATGGCAATTAGCTCACTATAAATAATAAAACGAAACAGAAACAGACATCTTAAAAGGGTATCAAACATATATCACCAACATTCTTATACTTAAAAGTATCtcaacaggataaaaaaaaaaagctgtttttctttttaatgaagaaGCTCCAGTTTGAGTAGAACATTATAGATTTGAGTAGAATACTTGAGTAGAATATTATAAATTGATGCATACCCTTTGCAGTATTAAATCAGAATTATCAGTTAAAGGGTTgacaacagaatagagaatttccctcccccttccaaaaacaagaaaacaaaaaagaaggttCAAGAGACAGGATCATCCAAAAGGGAGGACACAGGTTAAACTTGTGAaaatttttgagtttttgttttgtgaagCTGGTTTTTGctaatggtttttaaaagtccttttgtGAAAGTAGAACAGCACTGTGTGGCTGTTAATTCTTCTATAGATCCTCAGTATCAGAGAACAGACACATATAGCCAAGCTTCTGGGTAAATTATTAAAGTGTGGGCTCAAAGTGGAGGGAATCACAAAAGCTGTTCTGGAACAGACCAGAGGCACTGGAGCCTCTTCCTCCCGTGTTCCCTATATTTGAAGGCTGCCATGGCTTCTCCCTCTACAGCTAAACCCTTATTTATCAAATGGAAGGGTGGTACAAGTGTGAGCATTTTAGTTTGATAATAGAACAGGTACACATTCAGTTCTTATAATCTAAGGAAATATAGGAAAACataattatcttttctatttaatCACGTATTTGTCATGTGATGTCTCGGCATGTGCCTCTGCTGGCAGGCAATGGTCGTTTCGATTATTTCAGGCTGGTGAGGTCAAAAGGGTCTTGaaacaaaactccaaatttaatttgaattttttcatatgatttttaaatgactcaGGCTTCTCAAAGGGccaaagaaaaatccaaataatgaaaataccataaagaaattttatttttttttaaagattttattcattcattcatgaaagacacagagaggcagagacacaggcagagggaggaggagcaggctccatgctaggagcctgatgtgggacttgatcctgggaatctgggatcatgccctgagccaaaggcagacactcaaccatggagccacccaggcgtccccagaaagAAATTTTAATCACAAAGTCCTATGAAAGTCAGTGTGATGATTAAAACAAGGTTCTCAATATAGCAACTTTGTCCTCTCTGTAATTTACAATTGAAGAGcctggttttatttaaaaatagcagaCATTATTATAGCACCCCTCAACCACGAGATTCGGCAATTCTAACAAGATGAGCCTCACTATTGCAGTATATGCTAATAACTaatccattttcttctcttaaaaaaactATTAACTTCCACCAGCTTGTTATATACAAATAGTCTTTTTCttgcatgattaaaaaaaaaaagtctgggaatTATAAAGTTAACTCAAAGGCAGAAGCAGTTGGATATGTAAATATGCCAATGGGGTAGGGGATATATGGTGGGGAGGTGGCTGGCAAAATTCTTATCTGGGATCTAGGGAATGTGATCTCTGCAAAGACAGCTTATCAATTCACATTGGATCCAGAGTTGAGGAATGCCCCAGAGCAACATTCTACTCTGTAAAGTGACCCCactgttagtttaaaaaaaaaagaaaaacatatttgccCAACTCATGACAACTAGCCTTGTTTTCAAACAAAACCTTTGCCTCAGAAGCTGTCTGAGGTACAAACTTTTCACTGGACTCTAATACAGTCTCTATACAATCAAAAACTCAACAGTCTACATGCCGATGAAGCTGATAAAGAGAGTAACCAGTCTGTCTCAAACACGACTTCTGTTTACAAACAGTGCTTTCCGTTGAGCAGTGCCTACACAGTAGCTACTGGAGCCCTTTCTACTTCCCATCATAGCGTGTGGACtccctgggttttgtttttttttttttaatattttatttatttatgacagatacagagagagagagagaatggcagagacacaggcagagggagaagcaggctccatgcaccgggagcccgatgtgggattcgatcccgggtttccaggatcacgccccgggccaaaggcaggcgccaaaccactgcgccacccagggatccctccctgggTTTTGACCAATGCGAATCATTACTAACCTCGTGGAGGAGTTGTATTTCCTTCCACCGGCACTTTCTGAACAAGTACACACAGATTTGTGGCGAACAATTCTTTGTACTTTAGAAGGCTTGAAAATGCTCATCCACTCCATGTCAGACATGTGGCCCGGAGCTTCAATGATGAAGTTACTTGGGTGGCAGCACTTGGATTCATACATGTCACTCTCTCCCAGACAGGTTTCATTTTTATGGCAACAGGAGACTCCAGATCTTTCTATGTCATCTTGACATTCAACATCCAGCCTTTCCGGTTGTTTTGAACCAGAACAGTTGGCCAGGCCCAGGTACACATTGACATCATGCCACTGTTTCTCATCAGATAATGATGTTGATGTTTCGGAGAGTTGTTTCTCTTCATTCTGAATCCCGATCCCATTACCTTTTGGTGACTTTGCATGGATCTTGCACAATGTTCTTTGGTTTTCAGGTTCGACTGGCATTTTTCCTCCCAGAGACCAAGACTTTTGCTTCTCCAGTAAGTCTTTTGTAAATACAGATGAGAtagcaattacatttttttccccaaatgaggTATTAccctgttgtttcttctctttgcaCACCTCACAAGAGCCCCTGTCTGGCTGATTTTGCTGAACCAACATGGTCTCAAATTTTGGATGTTTCATCAATGACttctgatttttctccctcttaaTATCGACTTTTGGGCGGTGATTCTCAAGGTCTGACAAACACATGTCTCTGCTATGGTGGCAGCACAAAAAACCAGAAGTTATAAGATACACTTGATACTgtcattctaaatattttaccCAAACCTCATTTGTTGAGCTAAATCCTACCTATCAATATCCATTTgtctgaaatgaaaacataagggagaatatgtattctttttttcagagCCAGATTTCAGCCTGACTTCAGGGAAGTCTCTCTGACCAGCAAGCCTACACACACTcactttccccttcccctcaaCTCCCTCCGTGCTTATTGCCTCTACTGCACTCCTTGTTTTACTATGTGAGTTATCTACTTAATCACACAGCAAACTTCCATTATGACTATACTGTTCACTAACTTTCGTGCACATATCCTGTATTTTCAATAGACTCGTTAAGTTTCTTAATACGTAGAGgcatttttaattcttccagAACCATAGGATAGCCTTTCACAGACAGTAAGTGTTCTGTAAATACTTGTGGATTGTTGTTATTTCCCTAATTCCACCGTTACTGTTACTGTTTCATAGTAAACAGAGGTAAACCCAGCACTTAAAGGGGACAGAGATTCAAGGGTCAGAGATAAAGTGCCAAATGCATCTACCATACTGCATTCATGACCACCCCAGATATCTGCTGGATTTATTTATATGGCGATATCTTCAAGCTGATCTAAAGTAAGGATGATAGGTGtgcataaaatgaaaattaataatatacaCAAACGTGATAAAACTTTTAATCAACTGTCTTCATGTCACATATATTCAGGTATTCTCCTCTGGAGAGTTCTGACCCCTCAGAGAACTCACCCCTTACCTTCTGGAAGGGCACAAGTCATTTTAGACTCTTTAAAGAGAGAGTTCACTCATCCAGCCCAGCGCCTCCCAGGGGTAAGAAGTACAAAACAGGGAAAAACCAGTATGATAGGGCTTTTGCCTGTAAGAGCACTCTGGACTGGTGTGGTGTATACCAGCAGGGATTGCAGCCGGGACATAAAGCATGAGTGTGATGCCCCCCCAGCAGAAGGCTTCGAGAGAAGAGTAAAGCAAGCACAGCAGTCACACTGTCTGTAGCAACAGATGCTCCTTCCAGCGGCTCCTGCAACTACTAACAACCAGGCAAAGGAACTACGGGCAGCCAACCTTTGTGGTTTCATGGTCACACCTAGTGGCTTGGGAACTTCCCTAATTCCTGTCACACTTCTGCTTGGAGAAGAAGACTAAATTTAACTGTAGGATAGTTATATGCCTGTTAAATTAAACCACAcctcatatatttatattttaactttacaGAAACCAATTTAATTCACACACTGTTTTTAATAGGTAAGAAAATGTGTCTCCTTCTATTAACAAGGAAAACGGGAAAATCAAGGTAAAAGCAGAGATCACCCTCAGCTAGCTGAACTCCCAATTACAGTTATTTATACCCTTGTTGGTAATATTTCTCTTGGGCAAGTACCACGTCCTATGTATCTTTATTCTCCCCATTCCTAGCCCAGTGAGTGCTAAACACTAAACTCCTGAGTGCGCATGAAAATGACTCAcctctgtgatttcttttttttttttaatttttatttatttatgatagtcacacagagagagagagagagagagagagaggcagagacacaggcagagggagaagcaggctccatgcaccgggagcccaacgtgggattcgatcccgggtctccaggattgtgccctgggccaaaggcaggcgccccactgctgcaccacccagggatcccacctctgTGATTTCTACTTGAGCTCAAAGCCTTGTACACACACAACAGATACAAAAATAAGACTAATGAATTTCTTCTATCAAGTGGCTAAATCAGGATCATGCCTAAAATTCTAAGATCAGGTCTCCCGGGATTATAATGACAATTACTAGCTCATATATATTGATTCCCTACCATATAGGGAATAATAGAAGATTCTGGCccatagtaagtacttaataaatagactggatgataaaataaaacataagatcaTACTAATAGCATCTTGCTAAGATTACCTGGACTCCAGAACCTTTGATTCCTCCATCTTTGAGTCATAGATCTGTATTAATTCCTGAGAATTTtccacattaaaattaagaaactgcAGATCACTCTGTTGTTTTACATAAATCTGCCGTAGATATTGATAAATCAATAAGATGTGACAACAAAACTATATAGAGCCAACATTGAAATGCTAAAACAGATCAGTGATAAATATGCTaaatatgtttgcttttatttttcctatgtgAGCACTCAGATTTCTTAGTATAACTAATTTCTAAGCCTTTCATTATCATAAGCAAGACCCTATCAGCAATGCTAAATATGATATACCTTTAATGTAGTTAGGATTCCAAAagcaccataaacaaaaattgaaagaCACACACTTTTCCTAATTTGATGTTTGCTTATAAGTGCTTCCCAAATAGTAAGAGCAGTATAACTAGGGACATACCTGTCTGAGATTATGCAGTTCTGCATTTGTACGTTCTTGCTTTGACTTTGCAATATCAAGTaactcatctttccttttttctctct from Canis aureus isolate CA01 chromosome 27, VMU_Caureus_v.1.0, whole genome shotgun sequence carries:
- the CCDC62 gene encoding coiled-coil domain-containing protein 62 isoform X9 — translated: MNPSATFLAVRQNIGSEVECSTIDKQRKELQLLIGELKDRDKELNDMVAVHQRQLLSWEEDRQKVLTLEERCSKLEGELHKRTEIIKSLTKKVKTLESNQIECQAALQKTQLQLQEMAQKATHSSLLSEDLEDKDIIEAVNHIADCSGKFKLLEHALRDAKMVETCIVKEKQDYKQKLKTLKIEVNKLKEDLNEKTTENNEQREEIIRLKQEKSCLHDELVFTAEREKRKDELLDIAKSKQERTNAELHNLRQIYVKQQSDLQFLNFNVENSQELIQIYDSKMEESKVLESSRDMCLSDLENHRPKVDIKREKNQKSLMKHPKFETMLVQQNQPDRGSCEVCKEKKQQGNTSFGEKNVIAISSVFTKDLLEKQKSWSLGGKMPVEPENQRTLCKIHAKSPKGNGIGIQNEEKQLSETSTSLSDEKQWHDVNVYLGLANCSGSKQPERLDVECQDDIERSGVSCCHKNETCLGESDMYESKCCHPSNFIIEAPGHMSDMEWMSIFKPSKVQRIVRHKSVCTCSESAGGRKYNSSTSELIAIQHSHCLGSSKSVTREDEKLIETEPSSDVKNSSKILLFNKETPLSSEKDDFSPTSKLQRLLAESRQMVTDLELSTLLPISSESLRSSARNKPISHLRKAGSGHQYLIPNLENKKGIVILCKQH
- the CCDC62 gene encoding coiled-coil domain-containing protein 62 isoform X3, producing the protein MNPSATFLAVRQNIGSEVECSTIDKQRKELQLLIGELKDRDKELNDMVAVHQRQLLSWEEDRQKVLTLEERCSKLEGELHKRTEIIKSLTKKVKTLESNQIECQAALQKTQLQLQEMAQKATHSSLLSEDLEARNENLSNTLVELSAQVGQLQAREQALTTMIKLKDKDIIEAVNHIADCSGKFKLLEHALRDAKMVETCIVKEKQDYKQKLKTLKIEVNKLKDLNEKTTENNEQREEIIRLKQEKSCLHDELVFTAEREKRKDELLDIAKSKQERTNAELHNLRQIYVKQQSDLQFLNFNVENSQELIQIYDSKMEESKVLESSRDMCLSDLENHRPKVDIKREKNQKSLMKHPKFETMLVQQNQPDRGSCEVCKEKKQQGNTSFGEKNVIAISSVFTKDLLEKQKSWSLGGKMPVEPENQRTLCKIHAKSPKGNGIGIQNEEKQLSETSTSLSDEKQWHDVNVYLGLANCSGSKQPERLDVECQDDIERSGVSCCHKNETCLGESDMYESKCCHPSNFIIEAPGHMSDMEWMSIFKPSKVQRIVRHKSVCTCSESAGGRKYNSSTSELIAIQHSHCLGSSKSVTREDEKLIETEPSSDVKNSSKILLFNKETPLSSEKDDFSPTSKLQRLLAESRQMVTDLELSTLLPISSESLRSSARNKPISHLRKAGSGHQYLIPNLENKKGIVILCKQH
- the CCDC62 gene encoding coiled-coil domain-containing protein 62 isoform X5, with translation MNPSATFLAVRQNIGSEVECSTIDKQRKELQLLIGELKDRDKELNDMVAVHQRQLLSWEEDRQKVLTLEERCSKLEGELHKRTEIIKSLTKKVKTLESNQIECQAALQKTQLQLQEMAQKATHSSLLSEDLEARNENLSNTLVELSAQVGQLQAREQALTTMIKLKDKDIIEAVNHIADCSGKFKLLEHALRDAKMVETCIVKEKQDYKQKLKTLKIEVNKLKEDLNEKTTENNEQREEIIRLKQEKSCLHDELVFTAEREKRKDELLDIAKSKQERTNAELHNLRQIYVKQQSDLQFLNFNVENSQELIQIYDSKMEESKVLESSRDMCLSDLENHRPKVDIKREKNQKSLMKHPKFETMLVQQNQPDRGSCEVCKEKKQQGNTSFGEKNVIAISSVFTKDLLEKQKSWSLGGKMPVEPENQRTLCKIHAKSPKGNGIGIQNEEKQLSETSTSLSDEKQWHDVNVYLGLANCSGSKQPERLDVECQDDIERSGVSCCHKNETCLGESDMYESKCCHPSNFIIEAPGHMSDMEWMSIFKPSKVQRIVRHKSVCTCSESAGGRKYNSSTSELIAIQHSHCLGSSKSVTREDEKLIETEPSSDVKNSSKILLFNKETPLSSEKDDFSPTSKLQRLLAESRQMVTDLELSTLLPISSESLRSSARNKSQKSQLKKILLLVIEENKSQLHYSLWS
- the CCDC62 gene encoding coiled-coil domain-containing protein 62 isoform X1; translation: MNPSATFLAVRQNIGSEVECSTIDKQRKELQLLIGELKDRDKELNDMVAVHQRQLLSWEEDRQKVLTLEERCSKLEGELHKRTEIIKSLTKKVKTLESNQIECQAALQKTQLQLQEMAQKATHSSLLSEDLEARNENLSNTLVELSAQVGQLQAREQALTTMIKLKDKDIIEAVNHIADCSGKFKLLEHALRDAKMVETCIVKEKQDYKQKLKTLKIEVNKLKEDLNEKTTENNEQREEIIRLKQEKSCLHDELVFTAEREKRKDELLDIAKSKQERTNAELHNLRQIYVKQQSDLQFLNFNVENSQELIQIYDSKMEESKVLESSRDMCLSDLENHRPKVDIKREKNQKSLMKHPKFETMLVQQNQPDRGSCEVCKEKKQQGNTSFGEKNVIAISSVFTKDLLEKQKSWSLGGKMPVEPENQRTLCKIHAKSPKGNGIGIQNEEKQLSETSTSLSDEKQWHDVNVYLGLANCSGSKQPERLDVECQDDIERSGVSCCHKNETCLGESDMYESKCCHPSNFIIEAPGHMSDMEWMSIFKPSKVQRIVRHKSVCTCSESAGGRKYNSSTSELIAIQHSHCLGSSKSVTREDEKLIETEPSSDVKNSSKILLFNKETPLSSEKDDFSPTSKLQRLLAESRQMVTDLELSTLLPISSESLRSSARNKPISHLRKAGSGHQYLIPNLENKKGIVILCKQH
- the CCDC62 gene encoding coiled-coil domain-containing protein 62 isoform X8, which translates into the protein MNPSATFLAVRQNIGSEVECSTIDKQRKELQLLIGELKDRDKELNDMVAVHQRQLLSWEEDRQKVLTLEERCSKLEGELHKRTEIIKSLTKKVKTLESNQIECQAALQKTQLQLQEMAQKATHSSLLSEDLEARNENLSNTLVELSAQVGQLQAREQALTTMIKLKDKDIIEAVNHIADCSGKFKLLEHALRDAKMVETCIVKEKQDYKQKLKTLKIEVNKLKAEREKRKDELLDIAKSKQERTNAELHNLRQIYVKQQSDLQFLNFNVENSQELIQIYDSKMEESKVLESSRDMCLSDLENHRPKVDIKREKNQKSLMKHPKFETMLVQQNQPDRGSCEVCKEKKQQGNTSFGEKNVIAISSVFTKDLLEKQKSWSLGGKMPVEPENQRTLCKIHAKSPKGNGIGIQNEEKQLSETSTSLSDEKQWHDVNVYLGLANCSGSKQPERLDVECQDDIERSGVSCCHKNETCLGESDMYESKCCHPSNFIIEAPGHMSDMEWMSIFKPSKVQRIVRHKSVCTCSESAGGRKYNSSTSELIAIQHSHCLGSSKSVTREDEKLIETEPSSDVKNSSKILLFNKETPLSSEKDDFSPTSKLQRLLAESRQMVTDLELSTLLPISSESLRSSARNKPISHLRKAGSGHQYLIPNLENKKGIVILCKQH